TCGATGCCGCGGGTGCCGGCGTAGGCGTGGCCGCCGACCTCGATCCGCCCGTCGTCGAGGCGGTTCACCGCGTGGAGTTTCGCGACCGTGTTGACGGGTCCGGTGCCGTGCCAGCCGCGCTCCTCCCAGTACCCCTCCATCTCCTCGTCGAGGATCTCGATCTCGGTGAGCCACTTCACGTTGATCTCCCCCCAGTGCCCCGGAATCAGCGCCCTGACGGGCGCACCGTGGCCACGTGGGAGGTCGGCGCCGTTCATCCCCCACGCGAGGAAGCCGTTGCGGAGGGCCGACACGGAGAACTCCTCGTAGAAGCCGTCGGCGGCGCGCAGCATCACGTAATCGCCCTGCAGGCCCGCGTCTTCGAGGATCTGCATCAGCGGGGTGCCCGTCCAGAGGGCGTTGTCCATCTTCATCCCGTTGAGCGACTCCCCGACACAGCGGAGCGTGTTGAAGCGGTGCTCGGTCGGCATCGACGTGAGGTCGTCGTAGCTGTACTCGCCGGCGTTCTCCACGGCGCCAGTGACCGAGAGCGTCCACTCGTCACGGTCGGGGTCGGGGTCGACCTGGTTGATGTCGACCTCGTAGAACCGCTCGCTGACGAGCGGTTCGATGCCCTCGACGGCGAGCGAGCGCTCGCGCGCCAGGTCGAGCAAGCGACCCACCTCGGAGTCAGCGGGGACCGTGGTCGTGCCGTCGCCAGCGGAGACCGTCCGCCTCGTGCCGATGACGCCGCCCGCCAGCGCGAGGCCGACCGCCGCCGCGATGCTGCCGAGGGCCGTCCGGCGAGCGGCGGCGTCGGGAGACTCGCCGCGGCCGGCGAGGGCGGCGAGCGTCAGCGGGACCGCGGCGCCGACGGTGGCGCCGACCGCGGAGGTCGCGTCGCCAGCGAGGCCGACTGCGAGGACGAGGACCGCCACCAGCGCCAGCACCGACCCGGCGACCGTGGCGTCGAGTCGGTCGCCGTCGGCGGCGGTCGCCGCGCGGCGGACCGCCCAGACGACGACCCCGAACAGGAGGGCGGTGAGGGTGAGCGCCAGCAGGAACGCGATGCTGTCGCCGACGTCGCCGAGCAGGAGGATGGAGTACCGGACGACGACGTCCGGCGTCACGGCGACGACGAGTCGCGCGACCGGCGCGGCGACGAACGCCGGGAGGCGCCCGACCGCCGCGAACGACCCGGCGACCGCACCGACGCCCGCCGCCAGCGCGACGAGCAGCGCCGGGCCGTACTCTCGGGCGGCGTCGACCGCCGCCGCGGTGCGTGGGGTGTGGTCCATACCAGAGCGGACGGCGGGTGGAGGGATAGCGGTTTTTCGAGATCCGTTCGGTGTCCGGGCGAACTCCGTGCAAACTCCGTTCAAAATCGGTGCCGTCGGGCGGTTTTTGTGCCGAGCGTGGCGTCGGCTCGCTCAGTTCCCGAAGTTGTACGTCGTGACCTGTCCGTCGACGCCGATCTGGAGGTTGTCGACGTGCATCGTCGCTGGCCCCCAGCCGGAGCCGACGCCCACGCCGAAGCCGAATCGGATCGTCGCGTCGGGGTACAGTTCGAGCAGGCGCGTCCAGGTGACGGGCTGGGAGATGCTGCCCTCGCCCAGCGGGGCTGTGCCGGGGCCGGCAACGAACGACGCGGCCGCGCTCTCGGCCTGCGCGACCTGGTAGAACACGGGCGTGTCGCCGGGTGATATCTCGGGGCGCGCTCCGTGAGAACGTGGACTATCGACCCCGAGGGCGACGGTGACCCGTCGGGCGTGGCCGTGAGATGTCACTGCCGAGATCACCTCAACCAGCAATAAATTCTACCCCAGAT
The DNA window shown above is from Halobaculum marinum and carries:
- a CDS encoding molybdopterin-dependent oxidoreductase is translated as MDHTPRTAAAVDAAREYGPALLVALAAGVGAVAGSFAAVGRLPAFVAAPVARLVVAVTPDVVVRYSILLLGDVGDSIAFLLALTLTALLFGVVVWAVRRAATAADGDRLDATVAGSVLALVAVLVLAVGLAGDATSAVGATVGAAVPLTLAALAGRGESPDAAARRTALGSIAAAVGLALAGGVIGTRRTVSAGDGTTTVPADSEVGRLLDLARERSLAVEGIEPLVSERFYEVDINQVDPDPDRDEWTLSVTGAVENAGEYSYDDLTSMPTEHRFNTLRCVGESLNGMKMDNALWTGTPLMQILEDAGLQGDYVMLRAADGFYEEFSVSALRNGFLAWGMNGADLPRGHGAPVRALIPGHWGEINVKWLTEIEILDEEMEGYWEERGWHGTGPVNTVAKLHAVNRLDDGRIEVGGHAYAGTRGIERVEVSTDGGDTWTDADLSEPLPGDDVWRQWVYRYDSPGTQHEVVVRATDGTGTLQPEDERRAFPNGPSGWVSRTVGA